The following are encoded in a window of Lacinutrix sp. WUR7 genomic DNA:
- a CDS encoding phage tail protein has translation MADDGSNLGNTWPMPKFRFEVDLGSELKGVAFQEVSGMDVENQIIEYRKSDSSLFSTEKMPGIVKYGNITMKRGVFINDNTFWKWHDEITMNTIQRRTVLIKLLDESGAVTMQWLLNNAWPTKISSTDLKSDGNEVAVDTLEIAHEQLIITNG, from the coding sequence ATGGCAGACGATGGAAGTAATCTAGGGAACACTTGGCCAATGCCAAAGTTTAGATTTGAGGTCGATCTTGGATCTGAACTTAAAGGCGTGGCTTTTCAAGAAGTTTCAGGAATGGATGTAGAAAATCAGATTATAGAATACCGAAAAAGTGATAGTTCGCTTTTTTCTACTGAAAAAATGCCTGGGATAGTAAAGTATGGCAACATTACGATGAAACGAGGTGTATTTATCAATGATAATACATTTTGGAAATGGCACGATGAAATTACGATGAATACAATCCAAAGACGAACAGTGCTTATTAAACTACTCGATGAAAGCGGAGCAGTTACTATGCAATGGCTACTTAACAACGCTTGGCCAACAAAAATATCGAGTACAGATCTTAAATCGGATGGTAATGAAGTCGCAGTAGATACACTAGAAATAGCGCATGAACAATTAATAATAACAAATGGTTAA
- a CDS encoding GIY-YIG nuclease family protein — protein MKSYYTYVLESDIDGRLYKGHTDNVEKRLKEHNAGKTKST, from the coding sequence ATGAAATCTTATTACACATATGTTTTGGAAAGTGATATTGATGGAAGGCTATATAAAGGGCATACAGATAATGTTGAAAAGCGGTTAAAAGAGCATAATGCCGGAAAAACTAAATCGACTTAA
- the vgrG gene encoding type VI secretion system tip protein VgrG, whose translation MTETTNISRGEIVTLSVEVEGSLIPEVNQVYSIKIEFEVNKISSAKIVILDGDVSTGEFDASSSKTFLPGNEISIKAGYDNENKLLFKGVICEQNICVNGQVGSSLEVICYDMAIKTTVGRKSETFTDQKDSDVWRSIIGNYSGLSENISSTNLIYPQQVQYDTTDWDFIVSRAEANGFIVTTINGKISIQKPDANTTSVLNIEYGNNLLELHANLNAINQINAVKASSWDYGSQELIQKETNNTYFGPGNLSSSKLSEVVGLSTFDLQSPAPIKNDELENWNQAQLVKSNYSKIQGEVKCQGNSSVQIGNYITLSGVGSRFNGDHLVSKVVHDISEGKWISECAIGLSEAWLSKQDNAKTMLPSNLPSGVNGLFTATVKKIEEDPESQFRILVDVPLFNASSDGLWARHSSFYASNNSGAFFMPDIGDEVVVGFLNEDARFPIILGSLYSNPKLKPSEGLNPNSNNDIKAIVSRSGIEIVFDDKNRRFTIITPYQNTIVLDDNGEQIKIQDQNSNHIIMSPDGISLKSQKNISIKSENRVSIMGKRGILLESNADIISKGLNIQHRANVAFSAEGNASASVESSGHLTLKGAMVMIN comes from the coding sequence ATGACAGAAACAACTAATATATCAAGAGGAGAAATAGTCACCTTATCTGTGGAGGTGGAAGGCAGTTTAATTCCAGAGGTAAATCAAGTATATTCTATTAAAATAGAATTTGAAGTAAATAAAATAAGTAGTGCTAAAATTGTGATTCTAGATGGTGATGTTAGTACAGGGGAATTTGATGCAAGTTCCTCGAAAACGTTTCTTCCAGGTAATGAAATTAGTATTAAAGCGGGATATGATAATGAAAATAAACTTCTTTTTAAAGGCGTTATCTGTGAGCAAAATATTTGTGTTAATGGTCAAGTTGGATCTTCATTGGAAGTGATATGTTATGACATGGCTATTAAAACAACAGTAGGTAGAAAAAGTGAAACTTTCACAGATCAAAAAGATAGCGATGTGTGGCGTTCTATAATAGGCAATTACTCTGGTCTTTCTGAAAACATATCTTCAACAAACCTAATTTACCCACAGCAAGTACAATATGATACTACAGATTGGGATTTTATAGTATCTAGGGCAGAAGCCAACGGTTTTATAGTAACAACTATTAACGGTAAAATTTCTATTCAAAAACCGGATGCCAATACTACTTCTGTTTTAAACATAGAATATGGTAATAACCTTTTGGAGTTGCATGCTAACCTTAATGCGATAAATCAGATAAATGCTGTTAAGGCTAGTTCTTGGGATTATGGCAGTCAAGAATTAATTCAGAAGGAAACTAATAATACATATTTTGGTCCTGGTAATTTATCTAGTTCGAAACTTTCAGAAGTGGTAGGATTATCTACTTTCGATTTACAATCGCCAGCACCAATTAAAAACGATGAACTTGAAAATTGGAATCAAGCACAACTAGTAAAAAGCAATTATTCAAAAATTCAAGGGGAAGTAAAATGCCAAGGAAATTCTTCAGTTCAAATAGGAAATTATATCACTTTAAGTGGCGTTGGAAGTCGTTTTAATGGCGACCATTTAGTTTCCAAAGTAGTACATGATATTTCTGAAGGAAAATGGATAAGCGAATGTGCTATCGGACTTTCAGAAGCATGGCTTTCCAAACAGGATAATGCCAAAACAATGCTTCCTTCCAATCTGCCTTCTGGTGTTAATGGATTGTTTACAGCAACCGTGAAAAAGATAGAGGAAGACCCAGAAAGTCAGTTTCGAATTTTGGTAGATGTACCATTATTTAATGCATCTAGCGACGGACTTTGGGCAAGGCATTCTAGTTTTTATGCTTCCAATAATTCTGGAGCTTTTTTTATGCCTGACATAGGTGATGAGGTTGTGGTTGGGTTTTTAAATGAAGATGCTAGGTTTCCAATTATTTTAGGAAGTCTATATAGCAATCCTAAGTTAAAACCGTCGGAAGGTCTAAATCCGAATTCGAACAATGACATTAAAGCGATAGTATCAAGATCTGGTATTGAAATTGTTTTTGATGACAAAAATCGAAGATTTACCATAATTACTCCTTATCAAAATACCATTGTATTGGATGATAATGGAGAGCAAATCAAGATACAGGATCAAAACAGCAACCATATCATTATGTCGCCAGACGGTATTTCCTTAAAAAGTCAAAAGAATATATCCATAAAATCGGAAAACAGAGTTTCTATAATGGGGAAAAGAGGGATTTTGTTAGAATCCAATGCAGATATAATTAGTAAGGGTTTAAATATTCAGCATAGGGCAAATGTAGCATTTTCAGCAGAAGGAAATGCTTCCGCTAGTGTGGAATCCTCAGGACACTTAACGCTCAAAGGAGCAATGGTAATGATAAATTAA
- the rpe gene encoding ribulose-phosphate 3-epimerase has product MATKLIAPSMLAADFGNLQRDTEMVNNSDADWFHIDVMDGHFVPNISYGMPVIAAIKKHAKKPLDVHLMIEKPERYIEEFAKVGADIITVHHESTVHLHRTLTQIEDAGCKAGVVLNLTTPVCVLEDILPKCYMVLLMSINPGFGGQKFEDMTYNRVRKLRKMIDEQGLDTRIEIDGGVTDKNIEKLVEAGADAFVAGSHVFKSANPTATIANLKKLANS; this is encoded by the coding sequence ATGGCTACAAAATTAATTGCTCCTTCTATGCTTGCTGCAGACTTTGGCAACTTACAACGCGATACAGAAATGGTTAATAATAGTGATGCCGATTGGTTTCATATTGATGTTATGGATGGTCACTTTGTGCCAAACATTTCTTACGGAATGCCAGTAATTGCTGCTATTAAAAAGCATGCCAAAAAGCCATTAGATGTACATTTAATGATTGAAAAACCAGAACGCTACATTGAAGAGTTTGCAAAAGTTGGCGCAGACATTATTACGGTACACCATGAATCTACAGTGCATTTACATAGAACGCTTACGCAAATTGAAGATGCTGGTTGTAAAGCTGGTGTGGTTTTAAACTTAACGACTCCGGTATGCGTTTTAGAAGATATTTTACCAAAATGTTATATGGTTTTATTAATGTCGATTAATCCTGGTTTTGGCGGACAGAAATTTGAAGACATGACCTATAACAGAGTGAGAAAACTCAGAAAAATGATTGACGAGCAAGGTTTAGATACTAGAATTGAAATTGATGGTGGTGTTACCGATAAAAATATAGAAAAGCTAGTAGAAGCTGGAGCGGATGCTTTTGTTGCTGGAAGTCATGTTTTTAAAAGTGCTAATCCAACTGCTACTATTGCTAATCTAAAAAAACTAGCTAATTCTTAA
- a CDS encoding RNA polymerase sigma factor RpoD/SigA: protein MRQLKITKQVTNRETASLDKYLQEIGKVDLITADEEVELAQRIKAGDQLALEKLTKANLRFVVSVAKQYQNQGLTLPDLINEGNLGLIKAAQRFDETRGFKFISYAVWWIRQSILQALAEQSRIVRLPLNKIGSINKINKTFAFLEQAHERPPSAEEIAKELDMTINDVKESMKNSGRHVSMDAPLVEGEDSNLYDVLNSGESPNPDRDLLHESLRTEIERALETLTPREADVIRLYFGLGNQHPMTLEEIGETFDLTRERVRQIKEKAIRRLKHTSRSKILKTYLG, encoded by the coding sequence ATGAGACAACTTAAAATTACCAAGCAGGTTACCAATAGAGAAACCGCATCATTAGACAAATATTTACAGGAAATTGGAAAAGTTGACTTAATTACAGCAGACGAAGAAGTAGAATTAGCACAACGTATCAAAGCAGGAGATCAACTTGCTTTAGAGAAATTGACAAAGGCTAACCTACGTTTTGTGGTTTCTGTAGCTAAGCAATACCAAAACCAAGGTTTAACTTTACCAGATTTAATTAATGAAGGTAACTTAGGTTTAATTAAGGCTGCACAACGTTTTGATGAAACGCGTGGTTTTAAATTTATATCTTATGCTGTTTGGTGGATTAGACAGTCTATTTTACAGGCATTAGCAGAACAATCTAGAATTGTACGTTTGCCTTTAAATAAAATTGGTTCTATTAATAAAATCAATAAAACGTTTGCATTTTTAGAACAAGCACATGAAAGACCTCCAAGTGCAGAAGAAATTGCGAAAGAATTAGACATGACTATTAACGATGTTAAGGAGTCTATGAAAAATTCTGGTCGTCACGTAAGTATGGATGCGCCTTTAGTTGAAGGAGAAGATTCTAACTTATATGATGTATTAAACTCTGGTGAATCTCCAAACCCGGATCGTGATTTATTACATGAATCTTTACGTACCGAAATTGAGCGTGCACTAGAAACATTAACGCCTCGTGAAGCAGATGTTATTCGTTTATACTTTGGTTTAGGAAACCAACACCCAATGACTCTTGAAGAAATTGGTGAAACTTTCGATTTAACTCGTGAGCGTGTAAGACAAATTAAAGAAAAAGCTATTCGTAGATTAAAACATACGTCTAGAAGTAAAATATTAAAAACTTATTTAGGTTAG
- a CDS encoding PAAR domain-containing protein: MPAAARITDFHICPMTTPGVVPISHVGGPIIGPGEPTVLIGGLPAAKVGDNLVCVGPPDSIATGSGTVLIGGMPAARLGDVTAHGGTIITGSPTVLIG, encoded by the coding sequence ATGCCAGCAGCAGCAAGAATAACCGATTTTCATATATGTCCAATGACAACGCCAGGAGTGGTTCCTATTTCGCATGTTGGCGGACCAATTATTGGGCCAGGAGAACCAACAGTACTTATTGGTGGTTTACCAGCAGCAAAAGTTGGAGATAACTTAGTTTGTGTTGGCCCACCAGATAGCATTGCTACAGGATCTGGGACTGTTTTAATTGGTGGAATGCCAGCAGCAAGACTTGGAGACGTAACAGCACATGGAGGAACAATTATTACAGGAAGTCCTACGGTGCTAATTGGATGA
- a CDS encoding phage tail sheath C-terminal domain-containing protein produces the protein MTAKLKTPGVYIQEVNAFPNSVVPVPTAVPAFVGYTPQAYLDGKTYFNVPTKIKSFAEFQAIFCYPETPTLATPKKQYHPEYYLVKQQQEPEIGSYMKIAGDFYAILPDANTIYYMYNSVRLFYENGGSDAYIVSVGSYGSPSKKPIRLGEPMVNRNVRLNDLQNGIALLKKESEPTMYICPDATLLSVANNGALMEVMLLQNSEMETAISIFDVIGGNAPDPIMYTDDIESFRNNTGVQGLSYGCAYYPFIGTIIMQETDIDFTNLFGGDIKALESILLAVSDANEKTSEILKIIENPKNSDLTTAQLNEALLNASPTYSLIIRNVLAEANMLPPSGAIAGVITRIDNQEGVWKAPANTSIVSVVSLPIELSSEQQQGLNVDAVSGKSINAIRVFNGIGILIWGARTLDGNSNDWKYLPVRRTLIFLEQSCKLATQAYMFEANDTNTWKAVKGIINNFLVSIWREGGLVGSRAEESFFVRCGLGETMTSQDILNGVMIVQVGVAVIHPAEFIVFSFQQEMKISN, from the coding sequence ATGACAGCAAAATTGAAAACACCGGGAGTTTATATACAGGAAGTAAATGCATTTCCAAATTCTGTGGTTCCTGTGCCTACGGCAGTTCCTGCATTTGTTGGCTATACACCTCAAGCTTACTTAGATGGGAAAACCTATTTTAATGTGCCTACAAAAATCAAATCTTTCGCCGAGTTTCAAGCCATATTTTGCTATCCAGAGACTCCAACTTTAGCAACTCCAAAAAAGCAATATCATCCAGAATATTATCTGGTAAAGCAGCAACAAGAACCAGAGATAGGGAGTTACATGAAAATTGCTGGTGATTTCTATGCTATACTACCAGATGCTAATACTATTTACTATATGTATAATAGCGTCCGGCTGTTTTATGAAAACGGAGGTAGTGATGCTTATATTGTATCTGTTGGTTCGTACGGATCTCCTTCTAAAAAACCAATACGCCTTGGTGAGCCAATGGTTAATCGTAATGTGCGCTTAAACGATTTGCAAAATGGTATTGCTTTGTTAAAAAAGGAATCCGAACCAACCATGTATATCTGTCCGGATGCAACGTTACTTTCCGTTGCAAATAATGGTGCACTTATGGAAGTGATGCTACTTCAAAATTCGGAAATGGAAACAGCAATTAGCATTTTTGATGTTATTGGAGGAAATGCTCCAGATCCAATAATGTATACTGACGATATTGAGTCTTTTAGAAATAATACAGGCGTTCAAGGTTTGAGTTATGGTTGTGCATATTATCCTTTTATAGGAACTATTATTATGCAAGAAACGGATATTGATTTCACTAATTTATTTGGCGGTGATATAAAAGCCTTAGAAAGTATATTACTTGCAGTATCCGATGCTAACGAAAAAACGTCCGAAATTCTAAAAATTATTGAGAATCCTAAGAATAGTGATTTAACTACAGCACAACTAAATGAAGCATTATTAAATGCAAGTCCTACCTATTCCTTAATCATTAGAAATGTTTTAGCAGAAGCAAATATGCTTCCTCCAAGTGGTGCAATAGCAGGAGTTATTACGAGAATAGATAATCAAGAAGGCGTGTGGAAAGCACCAGCTAATACTTCAATAGTTAGCGTTGTTTCCTTGCCTATTGAACTTTCAAGCGAACAGCAACAAGGTTTAAATGTAGACGCTGTTTCGGGTAAATCCATTAATGCCATTCGTGTTTTTAACGGAATAGGAATTTTAATTTGGGGAGCACGAACATTAGATGGTAATAGTAATGATTGGAAATATTTGCCTGTACGCAGAACACTTATATTTTTAGAGCAGTCTTGTAAATTGGCAACGCAAGCGTATATGTTTGAGGCTAACGATACAAATACTTGGAAAGCAGTAAAAGGTATCATTAATAATTTTTTAGTCTCCATTTGGAGAGAAGGAGGACTTGTAGGCAGTAGAGCAGAAGAGTCCTTTTTTGTAAGATGTGGCTTAGGTGAAACCATGACCAGTCAAGATATCTTGAATGGCGTTATGATAGTTCAAGTTGGTGTTGCTGTGATACATCCAGCAGAGTTCATTGTTTTTTCATTCCAACAAGAAATGAAAATATCCAATTAA
- a CDS encoding contractile injection system tape measure protein, producing MNLNNAVSVTNSGLVLLSGYFSMLFEKLDLTTNNSFINIESQLKAVHFVQYLATGMEQTQESYLAFNKVLCGISITTPIQDAIEISEDQKKLMDGLIGAAINQWPAIGQSSLDGFRGNWLIRDGLLSEQEDRLEITIEKRAYDILITKAPFFFSVIQFPWMLKPLHVTWPY from the coding sequence ATGAATTTAAACAATGCTGTTTCTGTTACTAACTCAGGCTTGGTGCTTTTAAGTGGGTATTTTTCAATGCTTTTTGAAAAACTTGATCTTACCACAAATAATAGTTTTATAAATATAGAATCGCAGTTAAAAGCAGTTCATTTTGTGCAATATTTAGCAACCGGAATGGAGCAAACTCAAGAATCGTACTTAGCATTCAATAAAGTGCTTTGTGGTATTTCGATTACTACTCCCATACAAGATGCAATCGAAATTTCAGAGGATCAAAAAAAACTTATGGATGGGTTGATTGGAGCCGCAATAAATCAATGGCCAGCAATAGGACAAAGTTCTTTGGACGGTTTTAGAGGTAATTGGCTTATTAGAGATGGGTTACTTTCTGAACAAGAAGATCGTTTGGAAATAACTATTGAAAAGAGAGCCTATGATATATTAATTACTAAAGCACCTTTTTTCTTTTCAGTCATTCAATTTCCTTGGATGCTAAAACCATTACATGTAACTTGGCCTTATTAA
- a CDS encoding phage tail protein, with amino-acid sequence MVKQSDYPVGFYFKLTFKEEDIGFQEVSGISKEIGVEEVVSGGENRLKYRLPTITSTQNLVLKRGIAAADSELISWCKSTMDEGLTNPIIPMDVSVSLVNKEGFSLISWTFYNAYPVKYSVSNLSPDPNAIAIESLEFAYTYFEVTYSYGNDVFSVSVF; translated from the coding sequence ATGGTTAAGCAAAGTGATTATCCCGTTGGCTTTTATTTTAAGTTGACTTTTAAAGAAGAAGATATAGGGTTTCAAGAAGTCTCGGGTATTTCAAAAGAAATAGGAGTTGAAGAAGTCGTTTCCGGTGGCGAAAACCGACTTAAATATCGATTACCTACAATCACTTCTACTCAAAATTTAGTTTTAAAAAGAGGAATAGCAGCTGCGGATTCTGAGCTAATAAGTTGGTGTAAAAGTACGATGGATGAAGGGTTAACCAATCCGATTATACCTATGGATGTTTCCGTAAGCTTAGTAAATAAAGAAGGTTTTTCATTAATATCTTGGACTTTTTATAACGCATATCCAGTGAAGTATTCGGTTTCAAATTTAAGTCCAGATCCTAATGCTATAGCTATTGAAAGCTTAGAATTTGCTTATACTTATTTTGAAGTTACTTACTCCTATGGAAACGACGTCTTTTCTGTAAGTGTTTTTTAG
- a CDS encoding zinc-dependent peptidase — MINFLLLQQESPNNPAFTNTISVVLIVIGGLLLCRGLFKFVEGFYVDFIAKKPLFRHMQLFTKDLDEKQKGILEKDFKFYKRLDAKQQKYFRHRVYKFISHVDFEGKEGFVIDPEKKVLVAATAIMLTFGYRDYAISLVDKILIYPAVFYSNVDKNYHKGHFNPGYRAIILSWEDFIHGYQVEDDNLNLGIHEFVHALHLSYLNSKNANDISAHIFTTSLEELNTYIKSKGNLKLIMKDSSYFRSYAFENDFEFTAVIIENFIETPREFRSKFPKIYAKIKEMLNFDFPGY, encoded by the coding sequence ATGATTAACTTCCTTTTACTGCAGCAAGAAAGCCCAAACAATCCTGCATTTACAAATACCATTTCTGTAGTGTTGATTGTTATCGGCGGTTTATTACTTTGCAGAGGCTTGTTTAAGTTTGTAGAAGGTTTTTATGTTGATTTTATAGCAAAAAAGCCATTGTTTAGGCATATGCAACTATTCACTAAAGACCTAGACGAAAAACAAAAAGGAATTTTAGAAAAAGATTTTAAATTTTATAAACGGCTAGATGCAAAACAGCAAAAATACTTTAGACACCGTGTATATAAATTTATTTCACATGTAGATTTTGAAGGAAAAGAAGGTTTTGTAATAGATCCAGAGAAAAAAGTACTGGTTGCAGCAACTGCCATTATGCTCACTTTTGGATATCGAGATTATGCCATTAGCTTGGTAGATAAAATCTTAATTTATCCGGCTGTTTTTTATTCTAATGTAGACAAAAATTATCATAAAGGGCATTTTAATCCGGGTTACAGAGCAATCATTTTATCATGGGAAGATTTTATTCATGGCTACCAAGTAGAAGATGATAACCTAAATCTTGGTATTCATGAGTTTGTACATGCTTTGCATTTAAGCTATTTAAATTCTAAAAATGCTAATGATATTAGTGCTCATATATTTACTACTAGCTTAGAAGAACTAAATACATATATTAAATCTAAAGGGAATCTTAAATTAATAATGAAAGATTCATCCTATTTTAGAAGCTACGCTTTCGAAAATGATTTTGAGTTCACAGCAGTAATCATCGAGAATTTTATAGAAACACCAAGAGAGTTTCGCTCTAAGTTTCCAAAAATATATGCAAAAATAAAAGAGATGTTAAACTTTGATTTTCCTGGTTATTAA
- a CDS encoding GatB/YqeY domain-containing protein: MSLQQDIMTAMKAAMKSKDQTALAALRAVKSEILLAQTETGSKEEITEDQEIKILSKLVKQRKDSAAIFSEQNREDLAEPEIAQAAVISQFLPAQLSEAEIEKVVVETIAVTGAVGMKDMGKVMGMVNQKLAGQADGKTISTIVKAKLS; encoded by the coding sequence ATGAGCTTACAACAAGATATAATGACAGCTATGAAAGCTGCAATGAAATCTAAAGATCAAACAGCATTAGCTGCTTTAAGAGCAGTGAAATCTGAAATTCTTTTAGCGCAAACAGAAACAGGATCTAAAGAAGAAATTACAGAAGATCAAGAAATAAAAATACTTTCTAAATTAGTAAAGCAACGTAAAGATAGTGCGGCTATTTTTTCGGAACAAAATAGAGAAGATTTAGCAGAACCAGAAATTGCTCAAGCGGCAGTAATTAGCCAGTTTTTACCAGCACAATTAAGCGAAGCTGAAATAGAAAAAGTAGTAGTAGAAACTATTGCAGTAACTGGAGCAGTAGGTATGAAAGATATGGGGAAAGTTATGGGAATGGTAAATCAAAAACTTGCAGGACAAGCAGATGGTAAAACAATCTCTACTATTGTAAAAGCTAAATTGTCTTAA